From one Humulus lupulus chromosome 8, drHumLupu1.1, whole genome shotgun sequence genomic stretch:
- the LOC133794934 gene encoding uncharacterized protein LOC133794934, which yields MGCPLFLHILDAIQRHDNYFIQRRDGMGKLGLSGLQKVTDVFRMLAYGVPADATDEYIKIGESTTIESLKRFCRAVVEVFGARYLRSPNADDVARLLHIGERQGFPGMLGSLDCMHWKWKNCPTAWGGQYAGRSGSPTIILEVVADYDLWIWHAYFGLPRSNNDINVLEASHLFANLVEGIAPPANYVIKGK from the coding sequence ATGGGTTGTCCTTTATTCCTTCATATTTTGGATGCTATACAAAGACATGACAATTACTTCATCCAGCGAAGGGATGGAATGGGTAAACTCGGGTTATCAGGTTTGCAAAAAGTAACAGATGTATTTCGAATGTTGGCGTATGGTGTACCAGCAGATGCTACCGATGAATACATCAAAATAGGAGAATCTACAACTATAGAAAGCTTGAAGCGATTTTGTCGTGCTGTTGTCGAGGTGTTTGGAGCCCGCTATCTCCGATCACCTAACGCTGATGATGTTGCAAGACTACTCCACATTGGTGAACGTCAAGGTTTTCCAGGAATGTTGGGAAGTTTAGATTGTATGCATTGGAAATGGAAAAATTGCCCAACTGCTTGGGGAGGACAATATGCCGGTCGTAGTGGGTCCCCAACTATTATTCTTGAAGTTGTAGCTGACTATGATCTCTGGATATGGCATGCATATTTTGGTTTACCGAGATCTAATAATGACATTAATGTGCTGGAGGCATCCCATCTTTTTGCTAACCTTGTTGAAGGTATTGCTCCACCTGCTAATTATGTTATTAAAGGAAAATAG
- the LOC133794935 gene encoding glutathione S-transferase T3-like yields MSSSRTASYSLEEDMHLCHVYIYISQDPIIRRNQSGNSFWARVESEYHNNGKFSNQHRPRRSLQTRMTTIIGAVAKLRGCINQIENKNPSGDSQEDIKFTSDDNINASSRFQQDGPNFTSSKSSSHNFDSPTSVSTGMSSFDLNINNEEIITNSTERPIGVKKAKANQLGDDQFNKLMEQSKKLVQVIEKSNTNRNERHNRKTEDKILFTDLDSISDPKFRQYIQSEKRRIYRERARTSEVGEQGE; encoded by the exons ATGTCCTCCAGTCGCACTGCTTCATACTCACTTGAGGAAGATATGCACTTATGCCATGTATATATTTACATTTCTCAAGATCCAATCATAAGAAGAAACCAATCAGGTAATAGTTTttgggcaagagttgaatcagaGTACCACAATAATGGGAAATTTAGTAATCAACATCGACCAAGAAGATCTTTGCAAACTCGAATGACTACCATTATTGGTGCAGTTGCAAAATTAAGGGGATGCATCAaccaaattgaaaataaaaatccaAGTGGTGATTCACAAGAAGATATT AAATTTACAAGTGATGACAACATCAATGCATCAAGTAGATTCCAACAAGATGGTCCTAATTTTACTTCGTCCAAATCATCATCTCACAATTTCGATTCTCCGACGTCAGTATCCACCGGTATGAGTTCATTTGATCTTAATATAAATAATGAGGAAATCATTACTAATTCAACTGAAAGACCTATTGGTGTAAAAAAAGCAAAGGCAAACCAATTAGGTGATGATCAATTTAACAAACTAATGGAACAAAGTAAAAAACTCGTTCAAGTAATTGAAAAGAGTAACACAAATAGAAATGAACGTCATAATAGAAAGACTGAAGATAAAATTTTATTCACGGATTTGGATTCTATATCCGATCCAAAGTTTCGCCAATACATTCAAAGTGAAAAAAGAAGAATTTACAGAGAAAGAGCACGAACATCCGAAGTTGGAGAACAAGGAGAATGA
- the LOC133794337 gene encoding uncharacterized protein LOC133794337 — protein sequence MCVRAVKVTEVKQELIYKMSSSGEHSISVQAVNGPYSHFISLPLAIHRELVDKLNKFQDSILESDDPLSDMRIDKSIFTKPESLHLTVLMLKLWNEDLVAKAEKVLQNVSSKVMETLQNRPVSIRLQGLDIMRGSWDKAQVVYAPVEEIGSEGRLLRACHVIIDAFVEAGLVLDKDPKDRLKLHATVMNTIYRKWGQFNYFDGQSIFKQFGSEEWGEYVIREAHLSQRGKFDDNGYFHCCTSMPFPENVHVD from the exons ATGTGTGTGCGTGCAGTGAAGGTAACTGAAGTGAAGCAGGAGCTGATATACAAAATGAGTTCAAGTGGAGAGCATTCTATTTCAGTTCAG GCAGTCAACGGCCCTTACTCTCACTTCATTTCACTTCCATTGGCAATACATCGTGAATTAGTTGACAAGCTTAATAAGTTCCAGGACTCCATTTTGGAAAGTGATGATCCTTTATCTG ACATGAGAATCGACAAATCCATATTCACTAAGCCAGAATCTCTTCACTTAACTGTTCTCATGTTAAAACTGTGGAACGAGGATCTAGTTGCTAAAGCCGAGAAAGTTTTGCAG aatgtCTCTTCTAAAGTGATGGAAACCTTGCAGAATCGGCCTGTCTCCATTAGACTTCAGGGCCTG GACATTATGAGGGGTTCTTGGGATAAAGCACAAGTTGTCTATGCACCTGTGGAAGAAATTGGCAGTGAGGGCAGACTCCTACGTGCTTGCC ATGTCATTATCGATGCATTTGTCGAAGCTGGACTTGTTCTTGACAAAGATCCTAAGGACAGATTGAAG CTGCATGCTACTGTGATGAATACAATTTATAGGAAATG GGGACAGTTCAATTATTTTGATGGGCAGTCCATTTTTAAGCAGTTTGGATCAGAGGAATGGGGGGAGTATGTTATACGTGAAGCTCACCTGTCTCAGAGAGGTAAGTTTGATGACAACGGATATTTTCACTGTTGTACTTCCATGCCATTTCCTGAAAACGTTCATGTAGACTGA
- the LOC133794336 gene encoding protein JINGUBANG-like has product MEFHGERNNQWTFMDDERKSINLPRRLSFGNHHHHHHHHHHQNSPERGGIHFAPARPSAATATSVPTQHLPQRPTSPERTAETPWTLSPVRTSPTQPLLYHCIASLHRHEGNIFSIALCKDFIFTGSESSRIHAWKQPDCTEMGYIKANSGHVRAILAYGKLLFTTHGDFKIRVWDVSERESFRPKKITTLPQRSPLMLFSKKNVLQHREYISCIAYNHDDKLLYTGSWDKTVKAWKINEKRCVDSFVAHEGHINAIVINHEDGCVFTCSSDGSVKIWRRVFGESSHILTMTLKFQLSPVNALALSLSPGTCLLYSGSSDGIINFWEKEKTSGRYNHGGFMQGHHFAVLCLLAIGELVFSGSEDATIRVWRREGNCFHSCLAVIEGHHGPVRCLAVSLETESGVKGLLVYSASLDQTFKVWRVKVFPSEKASLEEPTIDPQREIVDDISPVLSPVLSPSWVEKKLQGNHF; this is encoded by the coding sequence ATGGAGTTCCATGGAGAGAGAAACAACCAATGGACTTTCATGGACGATGAGAGAAAGAGCATCAACTTGCCTCGGAGACTCTCTTTTGGtaaccaccatcaccaccaccaccaccaccaccaccaaaaCTCGCCCGAGCGCGGCGGCATTCACTTTGCTCCCGCAAGGCCCTCTGCTGCTACGGCTACGTCTGTTCCGACTCAGCACCTGCCTCAGCGGCCAACGAGCCCCGAGCGGACAGCTGAGACTCCATGGACGCTCTCTCCTGTTCGGACCTCTCCAACTCAGCCACTTCTTTATCATTGCATAGCGTCTCTTCATCGCCATGAAGGTAACATTTTCTCTATTGCTCTCTGTAAAGATTTCATATTCACTGGCTCCGAGAGTAGTCGTATTCATGCATGGAAACAGCCAGATTGCACCGAAATGGGATATATAAAGGCCAATTCTGGTCATGTTCGTGCCATTTTAGCCTACGGAAAATTGCTCTTCACAACTCATGGTGACTTCAAGATTCGAGTTTGGGACGTTTCTGAAAGGGAGAGTTTTAGGCCTAAAAAGATCACGACTTTACCTCAGAGGAGCCCTTTAATGCTGTTCTCCAAAAAGAATGTTCTACAACACAGGGAGTACATATCTTGCATAGCTTATAACCACGATGACAAGCTTTTATATACAGGGTCTTGGGACAAAACGGTCAAAGCTTGGAAGATCAATGAAAAGCGTTGTGTTGACTCGTTTGTGGCACATGAAGGTCATATAAATGCAATCGTTATAAACCATGAAGATGGGTGTGTTTTCACTTGCTCATCTGACGGCTCGGTGAAAATCTGGAGAAGGGTTTTTGGAGAAAGTTCTCATATTTTGACAATGACACTTAAGTTCCAACTTTCTCCTGTTAACGCCTTGGCTTTGAGCTTGTCACCAGGGACTTGTCTTCTATACTCTGGTTCCTCAGATGGGATCATAAACTTTTGGGAAAAAGAGAAGACCTCAGGGAGATACAACCATGGAGGCTTTATGCAAGGTCATCATTTTGCTGTTCTCTGTCTGCTTGCCATAGGAGAGTTGGTCTTTAGTGGCTCTGAGGATGCGACTATTCGAGTTTGGAGAAGAGAAGGGAATTGCTTCCATTCTTGTCTTGCAGTCATTGAAGGTCACCATGGACCAGTGAGATGTTTGGCAGTTTCTCTAGAAACAGAGAGCGGAGTAAAGGGATTGTTGGTTTATAGTGCAAGTTTGGACCAGACTTTCAAGGTATGGAGAGTTAAAGTTTTCCCTTCTGAAAAGGCAAGCTTAGAAGAGCCAACAATTGATCCACAACGAGAAATTGTTGACGATATAAGTCCGGTTTTGAGTCCAGTATTGTCACCATCTTGGGTGGAGAAAAAGCTTCAAGGCAACCATTTTTAG